In Lasioglossum baleicum chromosome 1, iyLasBale1, whole genome shotgun sequence, the genomic window TTAGCTAGCTTTTTAGTAAAGTGGGGCCAGTTGGTTGCTTTGAAATTGAGTTTATGGAATTCAGGATTAGGGGACCAGAGGGGGTAGTTGGAGTCAGGTAAGGAGAAGGTTAGTGAGAGTGCTGAATGGTCGCTGTCATAAGGAAGTGTCCTTGCTTTGCCGTTATTGCTGTCAGGGTTATTCTGGCGTCAACGAGGCATATATCCAGGTACGAcccgtctgacgcgtctgaccatgatcaaccaattctactttctgcatatactaaagcacgcgaacctggcagaACTTTACTCCATTTTCTCGCACGGTTTTAAGTAACCAAATCAGGAGCGACAGGTGTGAGAAAAGTCAATTTACAGGTCTTTTCCATCTACGCACGTACAGTTGCTAAAAATAGATACGATGCTGTATGTTATCGAAGGACTATAAGGATATCAGAACTAtaagaaaaaagagagagagtgagaggtaacgatgaatatatttataatttcaaaaagAAACTGCCCCGGGTGAGGATCGAACTCACGACCTTAAGATTATGAGACTTACGCGCTGCCTACTGCGCTACCGAGGCGATATCAGCATTTTTCCTATCCAACTATTAAAATTGGAGTTTATTTTGCATTGGTAAATAGCGGAAAATGCAATTAAATTTTCTCTTTGCAACATTATATTCGCACAATGATTCTACCTTAGATGCGGTTAATAAATGCATAGCTTCCCCATGAAGTGTAAAACCCCAGATGTCGCCACATTGCGGGCAGTTATTCGTACGCCCGTAGTTTATATCCATTTcccttttaaataaaattaatactttcTGTATTTTACAAATAAGATTCAACGTTACCTGCCATGTAACTGTCTAATGTGATAGTAATTCACAATAGAAAATTTCTGAGTATCTCAAAAGTGAACCCTTACGATACTTATCGAGCTTTGTGCCATCGAGCATAAAAATATGACAATACTTTTATTAACGACGAATACACTCTCATCATACGAAACAAcgagaatggtaattatttttctcggcgctcaggttcgatcatttttctacactaaatgaatatagcttgaggggcatgaaacgttatagacAACGAGACTTTGAGAatctattcaaataaaaatatacggCCGCAGTCTCCAGTCTCAATTACGGAAGGATATAATTTGAATCCCTTTGTCCAGCTACGTCTTTTCTTCCGTTCAAAGAAGAAGTGTAATTTATCGGACAGTACTAACTAAAACTAAAGATTTGTTTTTTAACCTATTTTGCACGTGCTCCGATAATCTTCGTAGTTGTCGATACACGCACAAGGGGAATCTTCGACGTCGAAATCTATAATGTTGCGGAGACGGATGCCTGAACTATCAGGATAACAGGACTCGCTGGAACGGGACTTCCACCCTCGACAAAGGGTGAGTTTTCTAGGTACCCTGGTAGTCTGGTCCGCATTTACCAGCGCACAGTGATGGTTAACAAACTGTTATTATATCGATTTCGGTCCTCGGAACGCCCAGGGTTTCGCTGTTTTCGGCACAGTGCTGCTCTCTAGTCTACTTTTTAACTTGAATCAGAAGCTACATCACTGTTGGTATTTCAGATCGTGAGACACGAAACCGTATATGGTGATTGGTCTATTCCTTCTCCTATACCTTGTCTGTGGCATGGAATAGGACCGACAAAGATGATGCCACTTGCCACAAATGGCGCTATTTTCAAATTGTACATAAATAATTCTTGCATTGATTTACATCGTCCCTTACAGCCaatatttctttataaattataCACATTCTTCTTTACtaaatgaaaattgcaattaaaaacaGGTCTGGCAATGTTTTGAATTATGGGACAGACGTGCAAGCGGACACAGGAATCACGAGTGAATAATATATTGTAGTCTGAAATTTAATTATGGTAAGTTTTAATCGTTCAATCGTATTTACATATCTTTGTTTAATTACACAGACACCGATGCTTGCAATATGTATATGAGATATTTCAATTAGAATGTGTAAACATAAAGCATGGCGACGTGTCAAAATGGCCGAACTCAACAAAGAGCTAAACGAATATCTCCTGAGCAATAAAAATGAGAAACAGTATAAAATCACGGTGCCATCGGTGACATTACCCAAAACGAACATTGGAAAATGGTTTGGAAGAAATGGCGATGAGGAAGCGGAAGAAGCAGGCTGGATGCAAGGGGCACAGAAGGAATGTTGCCCTAGTATGGTTAGTATACTTTCTAAACGTAACCTTAAACGTCAAATATTCGTTtgataatgtgtaaataaaataatacttcTCTGTTGACAGTCACGGATGCAAAGGCTGATCGCGTTCGTTGTATGCTTCGGCATGGGTATACTTTGTTTCTGTCTGTCAGCGTTCTATATACCGGTTCTATTGCTCAAAGCTAGGAAATTCGCGCTCCTATACACACTAGGGAGTGTATTCTTTCTTTCGAGGTATGTGCTACATTTAGACCAATCAAAACAATTGATCGTAACAACAAAAAAGTTTGACTAATTTCCAATCGAATGTATTTTGTAGTTTCTGCTTTCTGCTGGGCCCTCTAAGTTACTTAAAATCCTTATTCACCGCCGAAAGGAGATGTTTCACAGTGTCCTATTTCGCCACTCTAATCGGGACGCTTTATTTTGCTCTGCATTTACAGTCAACACCTCTAACAGTACTCTGCGCTGTCCTACAACTGATAGCTATGTTGTCGTTCTTAGTGAGTCACATACCTGGAGGTACCAAGGGTTTAATGTTTTTCACAAGAATGTTTAAGTCTTCTGTGAATTCTACATTACCTGTATGATACTATAGTTATTTAGGTGTATCAAATATACATACGTGAGATTAACACTGTAACGTTCATTTTGCatttacaaaatataaagaTTTTATATGCGACTGACAACctgtttataaaaatgttttatggtAAATCGAGTAAATATAATTACGTCGAAAAGACTGACACTTCCATGCCGATATTAGTTCTGTTATAAGAAACAGAGGCTGCAAGGATCATGGATACGGACTTAGTTCAATTACGGTTATATAAGTTTTGTATATAATGTATTCATATGTATAAAAAATACTTGCATTCTGTATTCTTACATTTCTGTACATTTTATATAAATGATAATAGTCTTGTACAATTGTATTTACACATTTCgtatttattgtaatttaaaataaaaattattagctCCAATTTTTCTGAGACAcatatacattaatattgattacTTTTTCTTCTGTTTCGATACTTTCGTGGCTTTCACGCGATTACTGTTACCTTGCAATCGTTTTACCTTCAATGgtaaataggtaacgttcgcaacatttttatttacattgtaATCTGTTCGTCGTCTATATGTATTTTTACCAATATTTACATATCGCATGTGTTTCTTAATACTCGTGTCGTACTCATCGGTATGGTAATTGCTTAGGGAAATAAACTCATCGGTTTCCGTTTGTTGTGTAGTCGACTTATTGTTGGAGCTAATTGTTGCATTTGGAGGAATAAATGCTCTCTCTTTCCGCGAAGACCTGTACTTGTATACATCCGTGGATAACGTGAATTTAATAGGTCCAGAAGCATCTACTTCTGGCTCATTCTCGATGCTTATCATGCCATCTTTGGCTATCATCTCATCCAAGGGTTCTTCAGAATCCTTATATAATTGAAGTGAATTTTTTGGTAATGGTATATCTTTGAAaatatcgcatattttcatatagaGTTGATAAAAGTGATGCTCTGGTGACTTTGCAACAATATCctggaaataaaataatataaatgatATAGAGCGAGTAGAATATTAACTAGGTAATCATTGGTTGTACCTTAAGAGCACATGCGGCAGATGCAAACCCAATAGCATTTAATACCATGGTTTTAAAGTTAGGTAATATCAATATGGGTATCTTCTTATTCTGCGCCATCATAATAATATGTTTCACTAAAAGTTGTGGATCGATACCAGCATCCATTATCACACAAGACACAATATTTTTCTCCAATGATCTTGTAATAGCATTTAAACCCAGGACAACTGAATTTCTAAAAGTAGGAGcagtataaaaattgtgaagtaTCGCTTGACACATTTAAGAAAAATATCTACAATATTTCAGTATTGGGAACGTATTCTTGTTTCTGAAGCGCTTCCAGCTTCACTTTACTTCGCTCCTCTTTGGTCATTTGTTTCAGCTCAGACCAAGGAATCATACGGCTTGGACGTTTTATGGCTGGCATCAATCTACGATTAATTGATTACAATTTTCTATATTCTTTGCTTTGTTCTgtactgcattttttataattcctCCTTCTTTTGGTGGAAATAAATTCTACAGTCTTAAACTTGTTACATATAAAGTGTATCACCAGTGGTACACATGGCCTAAATGGATAGTTTAACGTGTACCATCGATGGTACACATAGCACAGAatgtgttattatacattatatgtatatcttgtTTAACTTACTTTTTTAAAAGCTGTTCCAATTGCGAACATTTCTGTGCTTCTCTTACAATCGGCCTGTAGAATGTGATGCCTGATTAATtacttataatttatttatttgaaatgtCAGTACATAT contains:
- the LOC143210077 gene encoding uncharacterized protein LOC143210077, with protein sequence MCKHKAWRRVKMAELNKELNEYLLSNKNEKQYKITVPSVTLPKTNIGKWFGRNGDEEAEEAGWMQGAQKECCPSMSRMQRLIAFVVCFGMGILCFCLSAFYIPVLLLKARKFALLYTLGSVFFLSSFCFLLGPLSYLKSLFTAERRCFTVSYFATLIGTLYFALHLQSTPLTVLCAVLQLIAMLSFLVSHIPGGTKGLMFFTRMFKSSVNSTLPV
- the LOC143209835 gene encoding uncharacterized protein LOC143209835 — its product is MNTPILTKLQQKHSLSAKKTPAKGLRNVLAQPQDSFWPIVREAQKCSQLEQLLKKLMPAIKRPSRMIPWSELKQMTKEERSKVKLEALQKQEYVPNTEILNSVVLGLNAITRSLEKNIVSCVIMDAGIDPQLLVKHIIMMAQNKKIPILILPNFKTMVLNAIGFASAACALKDIVAKSPEHHFYQLYMKICDIFKDIPLPKNSLQLYKDSEEPLDEMIAKDGMISIENEPEVDASGPIKFTLSTDVYKYRSSRKERAFIPPNATISSNNKSTTQQTETDEFISLSNYHTDEYDTSIKKHMRYVNIGKNTYRRRTDYNVNKNVANVTYLPLKVKRLQGNSNRVKATKVSKQKKK